In the Streptomyces sp. cg36 genome, one interval contains:
- a CDS encoding FGGY-family carbohydrate kinase produces MGIVAGLDSSSAFTRIVVCDTDTGAVLRQGYAPHPGDPKATEVDPQAWLLSLGEAAAGGLLEGVQAIGVAAQQHALIALDGQGSLVRAALTGNDKRAQVSAADLTDSLGGREAWAKAVGSVPGAAQAVAKLRWLARSEPEAAKRTAAILQAHDWLVWQLLGRPARRTTDRGAASGTGYWSAATGFYRPDLVELALGHQVALPEVLGPSDAAGTTPEGLLISAGTGETMAAAFGLGVGPGDAVVSLGASGSVMAVHHEALADPSGMITSFADATGRHLPVVHTSNAVRALRGTAEMLGTESLEELSDLALKSTPGASGLVLLPYLEGERTPRLPHAAGTLTGLRRESMKPEHLARAAFEGMLCSLADALDVLRTRGVEVRRVFLLGAAAELPAVQAAAPAILGTQVVVPQPAEYAALGAARQAAWALGVSQGSLAPHTPPAWQGAAAQVFEPGEELAVGQAVRQQYIATRDEIHPGAFGPGA; encoded by the coding sequence ATGGGGATAGTCGCCGGGCTGGACAGCTCTTCCGCCTTCACTCGCATCGTCGTCTGCGACACCGACACCGGTGCCGTCCTGCGGCAGGGGTACGCCCCGCATCCCGGTGATCCCAAAGCCACCGAGGTCGATCCACAGGCGTGGCTGCTCTCGCTCGGCGAGGCCGCCGCGGGCGGGCTGCTGGAGGGCGTGCAGGCCATCGGGGTCGCCGCCCAGCAGCACGCGCTGATCGCGCTCGACGGGCAGGGCTCCCTCGTACGCGCCGCGCTGACCGGCAACGACAAGCGCGCCCAGGTCTCCGCCGCCGACCTCACCGACTCGCTCGGCGGGCGTGAGGCGTGGGCCAAGGCGGTCGGCAGCGTGCCGGGGGCCGCGCAGGCCGTGGCGAAGCTGCGCTGGCTGGCGCGGAGCGAGCCGGAGGCCGCCAAGCGCACCGCCGCGATCCTCCAGGCGCACGACTGGCTGGTGTGGCAGCTGCTCGGCCGCCCCGCCCGCCGCACCACCGACCGGGGCGCCGCGTCCGGCACCGGCTACTGGTCGGCGGCGACCGGCTTCTACCGGCCCGACCTGGTCGAGCTCGCGCTCGGCCACCAGGTCGCGCTCCCCGAGGTGCTCGGCCCCAGCGACGCCGCCGGCACCACCCCGGAGGGGCTGCTGATCTCGGCCGGCACCGGCGAGACGATGGCCGCCGCGTTCGGGCTCGGCGTGGGCCCCGGCGACGCGGTCGTCTCGCTCGGCGCCTCGGGTTCGGTCATGGCCGTGCACCACGAGGCGCTGGCCGACCCGTCCGGGATGATTACGTCGTTCGCCGACGCCACCGGCCGCCATCTGCCCGTCGTGCATACGAGCAACGCGGTACGGGCGCTGCGCGGCACGGCCGAGATGCTCGGCACCGAGAGCCTGGAGGAGCTCTCCGACCTGGCGCTGAAGTCCACTCCGGGCGCGTCCGGCCTGGTGCTGCTGCCCTATCTGGAGGGCGAGCGCACCCCGCGGCTGCCGCACGCGGCCGGGACGCTCACGGGGCTGCGCCGCGAGTCGATGAAGCCCGAGCACCTGGCGCGGGCCGCGTTCGAGGGGATGCTCTGCTCGCTCGCCGACGCCCTGGACGTCCTGCGCACCCGCGGGGTCGAGGTGCGGCGGGTCTTCCTGCTGGGCGCCGCGGCCGAGCTGCCCGCCGTGCAGGCGGCGGCGCCCGCGATCCTGGGCACCCAGGTGGTCGTGCCGCAGCCCGCCGAGTACGCGGCGCTGGGCGCGGCCCGGCAGGCGGCCTGGGCGCTGGGCGTCTCGCAGGGCTCCCTCGCGCCGCACACCCCGCCGGCCTGGCAGGGCGCGGCGGCCCAGGTCTTCGAGCCGGGCGAGGAGCTGGCGGTGGGGCAGGCGGTGCGCCAGCAGTACATCGCGACGCGCGACGAGATCCACCCGGGGGCGTTCGGGCCGGGCGCCTGA
- a CDS encoding YtxH domain-containing protein produces the protein MTAMRYRLTFAAGLVVGYVLGTRAGRERYEQLKKSARQVAQNPAVRNTAESAAQNGRAYAGKAFHAVSAKFSDRVDGSGPGSIGDRIRSLRERGQGGDDDWGTSNT, from the coding sequence GTGACCGCCATGCGCTACCGGCTCACGTTCGCCGCCGGACTCGTCGTCGGGTACGTGCTCGGGACCCGGGCCGGGCGCGAGCGGTACGAGCAGCTGAAGAAGTCCGCGCGCCAGGTCGCCCAGAACCCGGCCGTGCGCAACACCGCCGAGTCGGCCGCGCAGAACGGCCGGGCCTACGCGGGCAAGGCGTTCCACGCGGTCAGCGCGAAGTTCTCCGACCGGGTCGACGGCTCCGGGCCGGGCTCGATCGGCGACCGGATCCGTTCGCTGCGCGAGCGCGGGCAGGGCGGCGACGACGACTGGGGCACCAGCAACACCTGA